In Dyadobacter sp. NIV53, a single window of DNA contains:
- a CDS encoding efflux RND transporter permease subunit, protein MSSISQTSISRPVLAGVMSILLILFGIVGYTFLGTREYPVTDSPIVMVTTVYPGASADIIASQVTKPLEEAIAEANGIRSVSSTSREQVSIITVEFELNADLEAAANDVRDKVSKSRQQLPTDIEPTIVEKAGPADFLVFLTVQSKTKSLEDVTDFVNINVKEKLQSIPGVRLVDSYAGRKRAMRLRMDPVKLAAYGLTPIDIQNALQKENVDLPSGRIEGQNTEVTLRTQGRLVTEDDFNNMILRESNGAIVRFKDVGEAIMSSQNERTAMIIYNGKTADYGVATGINPQRGANSLAIVDEFKKRFDEIQKTAPKEYELALGKDFTVPVRNSLSEVEETLLLAFALVSLIIFIFLRDWRSTIIPLVAIPVSIISAFFIMYIAGFSINVLTLLGLVLAIGLVVDDAIIVLENIYSKVEKGMSPVMAARQGSAEIYFAVISTTITLVAVFLPILFLGGLTGRLFKEFAIVVAGSVTISAFVALTLTPMMSAYLLKSGTSHNWLYKKTEPYFIKLNDAYGRSLAAFMKVRWLGFVLLAVSFGVAYWLAPKLPSELAPLEDRSMIGLAVIAPEGTSYESMEQSMKEIGNYVSDSIPDLNAERTYTAIAAAGGTLAQPVNGGFQWIFLKEPKDRTSGLSQQQIFMKLVAASGRFRNVLIIPVQTPTIGGYGNSQPVQYVVQAPGLKELINVMPKLMAQVGSNPKLNFADADFKVNRPEISISIDRQRAAQLGISTQSIGQTLQLALSSRRYGYFIHNDRQYEVIGQLDRKDRSAPYDLRSLYLKSGSGEMVSLDNLTKLNEGISPPAIYRYNQSYSATISATPAAGVSLGEAIKELDKITVKELPKGFSTSLAGQSRDYSESSESLVFAFIFAIVLIYLVLAAQFESLIDPFIILLTVPMALTGALLSLWFTEQTINIFSQIGIIMLIGLITKNGILIVEFANQSKEEGSSIIEAAKIAAVSRFRPILMTTLAMIFGTLPIALSLGTSSGSRQSLGIVVVGGLIFAGILTLYVIPAIYSYFSRPFKGHLKEDENPLVEELVHH, encoded by the coding sequence ATGAGTTCTATTTCACAAACCAGCATTTCCCGGCCTGTATTGGCCGGGGTAATGTCCATACTGCTTATACTTTTCGGGATCGTGGGTTACACATTCCTTGGTACCAGAGAATATCCTGTAACCGATTCACCGATTGTAATGGTTACAACGGTTTATCCCGGAGCCAGCGCAGATATTATTGCATCACAAGTAACCAAGCCACTGGAAGAAGCAATAGCCGAAGCAAACGGAATCCGTTCTGTATCATCAACTTCCCGCGAACAGGTTAGTATTATCACCGTAGAATTTGAGTTAAATGCCGACCTTGAAGCGGCTGCAAATGACGTACGCGATAAAGTTTCCAAATCCCGTCAGCAATTGCCAACGGACATTGAACCAACTATCGTTGAAAAAGCCGGACCGGCAGATTTCCTTGTTTTCCTGACAGTTCAGAGCAAAACAAAAAGTCTGGAAGATGTGACGGATTTTGTTAATATCAATGTAAAAGAAAAACTGCAATCCATTCCCGGAGTACGTCTGGTAGATTCTTATGCAGGCCGGAAACGTGCCATGCGTTTGAGAATGGACCCGGTAAAACTGGCCGCCTATGGGCTAACTCCGATTGATATTCAGAACGCTCTGCAAAAAGAAAATGTGGATTTGCCAAGCGGACGTATTGAAGGACAGAATACAGAAGTAACATTGAGGACGCAGGGAAGACTGGTCACAGAAGATGATTTTAACAATATGATCCTTCGTGAAAGTAATGGTGCAATTGTACGTTTCAAAGATGTTGGAGAAGCCATTATGTCTTCACAAAATGAGCGGACTGCCATGATCATTTACAATGGAAAAACAGCAGATTATGGGGTTGCGACGGGTATAAATCCTCAGCGTGGTGCCAATTCCCTGGCCATTGTGGATGAGTTTAAAAAGCGTTTTGACGAAATACAAAAAACAGCTCCAAAAGAATATGAACTTGCTTTGGGAAAAGACTTTACAGTACCGGTAAGGAATTCGTTATCAGAAGTGGAGGAAACTTTATTACTTGCTTTTGCACTCGTTTCACTCATCATTTTCATCTTTCTCCGCGACTGGCGTAGTACAATTATTCCATTGGTTGCCATTCCGGTTTCGATTATTTCGGCCTTTTTCATCATGTATATTGCCGGATTTTCTATCAATGTACTGACGCTTTTGGGATTGGTTTTAGCAATCGGGCTCGTTGTGGATGATGCGATTATTGTTCTGGAAAATATTTACAGCAAGGTGGAAAAAGGCATGTCACCCGTAATGGCGGCGCGGCAGGGTTCCGCTGAAATTTATTTTGCCGTTATATCTACCACGATCACATTGGTAGCCGTGTTTCTTCCGATCTTGTTTTTAGGAGGTTTAACCGGACGATTGTTTAAAGAATTTGCGATCGTTGTTGCTGGTTCAGTTACCATTTCAGCTTTCGTGGCACTTACCCTGACGCCGATGATGAGTGCTTATTTACTCAAATCCGGCACTTCTCATAACTGGCTTTACAAGAAAACAGAACCGTATTTTATCAAATTGAATGATGCATACGGACGTTCTCTGGCCGCATTTATGAAAGTCCGCTGGCTTGGATTTGTATTGCTTGCCGTTTCGTTCGGTGTTGCATACTGGCTTGCTCCCAAGCTGCCTTCTGAACTTGCACCTTTGGAAGACCGGTCTATGATCGGCCTGGCTGTAATTGCTCCTGAGGGAACATCCTATGAAAGTATGGAACAGAGTATGAAAGAGATCGGGAATTATGTCAGTGATTCTATTCCTGATCTCAATGCAGAACGTACCTATACAGCCATTGCAGCAGCTGGTGGAACATTAGCACAGCCGGTTAACGGAGGTTTTCAGTGGATATTTTTAAAAGAACCAAAAGACCGTACGAGCGGATTATCACAGCAACAGATATTTATGAAACTGGTGGCTGCTTCCGGCCGGTTCAGGAATGTGCTTATCATTCCGGTTCAAACGCCAACAATCGGTGGATATGGAAATTCACAACCCGTTCAATACGTGGTTCAGGCACCAGGTTTAAAAGAACTGATTAATGTGATGCCAAAATTAATGGCTCAGGTTGGAAGTAATCCGAAACTGAACTTTGCAGATGCCGATTTTAAAGTAAACAGGCCAGAGATCAGTATTTCAATAGACCGCCAGCGTGCTGCACAGTTGGGTATTTCAACACAATCGATCGGGCAGACTTTACAGCTTGCACTAAGCAGCAGGAGATACGGATATTTTATTCATAATGATAGGCAGTACGAAGTAATTGGACAACTGGACCGTAAAGACCGTTCAGCTCCTTACGATTTGCGTTCGCTTTATCTAAAATCAGGAAGTGGTGAAATGGTGTCACTGGACAATCTTACAAAATTGAATGAAGGGATAAGTCCTCCTGCTATTTATCGGTATAATCAATCTTACAGTGCAACGATTTCTGCGACGCCGGCTGCCGGCGTAAGCCTGGGAGAAGCGATCAAAGAGCTGGATAAAATTACGGTGAAGGAACTTCCAAAAGGATTCAGCACGTCGCTTGCAGGACAGAGCCGCGATTATTCCGAAAGCAGTGAAAGTCTGGTTTTTGCATTTATTTTCGCCATTGTACTCATATATCTGGTTCTGGCTGCACAGTTTGAAAGTCTGATTGATCCGTTTATCATTTTGCTTACCGTTCCAATGGCGCTGACGGGTGCATTGTTAAGCCTTTGGTTCACAGAGCAAACGATCAATATTTTCAGCCAGATCGGTATCATTATGCTCATAGGGCTGATCACTAAAAACGGTATCCTGATTGTAGAATTTGCCAACCAAAGCAAAGAAGAAGGAAGTAGTATTATTGAGGCTGCAAAAATTGCTGCGGTATCGCGTTTCCGGCCAATTTTAATGACAACTCTGGCGATGATCTTCGGGACATTACCAATTGCATTGTCCCTCGGAACCTCATCCGGAAGCCGTCAGTCACTGGGAATTGTTGTGGTCGGTGGCCTGATCTTCGCCGGGATTTTAACGCTTTATGTAATTCCAGCCATTTATTCTTATTTCTCACGACCATTTAAAGGCCATTTGAAAGAGGACGAAAATCCGCTGGTTGAAGAGCTTGTACACCATTAG
- a CDS encoding intradiol ring-cleavage dioxygenase, translated as MKNLIAILLILGCANCFAQSKKVGGPCEGCEAIYENTVPFEKLPAIIKMPEVSWEGKKPLGINGIVYKADGKTPAPDVILYLYHTDETGHYPKKGDEKGWAKRHGYLRGWLKTNVKGEYKFVSIRPAPYPGATEPAHIHITVKEPGINEYYIDEFLFSDDPLLTSEKRSKLENRGGSGIIQIIDVGNMYKGERNIYLGKNIPDYPLQK; from the coding sequence ATGAAGAATCTGATCGCTATTTTGTTGATACTAGGTTGTGCAAACTGCTTTGCCCAAAGTAAGAAAGTGGGCGGACCGTGTGAAGGATGTGAAGCGATTTATGAAAATACAGTTCCTTTTGAGAAGCTTCCGGCAATCATAAAAATGCCGGAAGTTAGCTGGGAAGGCAAAAAACCTTTGGGGATAAATGGCATTGTGTACAAAGCCGACGGAAAAACGCCCGCTCCGGATGTTATTCTTTATCTGTACCATACGGACGAAACGGGTCACTATCCCAAAAAAGGAGATGAAAAAGGATGGGCCAAACGCCATGGATATCTTCGCGGCTGGCTGAAAACGAATGTAAAGGGTGAGTACAAATTTGTAAGCATCCGGCCTGCGCCTTATCCCGGTGCTACTGAACCTGCCCATATTCATATAACTGTAAAGGAGCCAGGTATCAATGAATATTATATTGATGAATTCCTGTTCTCCGACGACCCGTTACTTACCTCTGAAAAACGCTCCAAGCTGGAAAACCGGGGCGGAAGCGGGATTATACAGATAATCGACGTAGGCAATATGTATAAAGGCGAGCGGAATATCTATTTAGGAAAAAATATTCCTGATTATCCATTGCAAAAATAG
- a CDS encoding efflux RND transporter periplasmic adaptor subunit — MENTIQSTKIISGLILAALILGSVLLKGYNSKGTVPEKAAVVKKAQGVPVDGQVIRSGSLNEEMTVSGTLMAYQEVSIMSELNKKVVSVHAKEGKFVTAGTLLFKLDDADLLAELEQLRQQEKLVLLNERRLKDLVDREAAIQQDYDQAFTNLKVLQSRIEQLKVTIAKTYIRAPFSGNLGIVNVYTGAYVSPGTSLVQLTDNSRLKIDFAVPEKHANTLKTGDEVQYYVESNEKIHTAKIVAHESSLDPNTRTLLVRAVGNNTSHELLPGQSARLTLRLNTSGNALMVPNQALIPSSKGYSVYVVNGNKAGLKNIGIGQRNAFSVNVTSGLTSGDTIITSNMLRLIPNADIQLVSVK; from the coding sequence ATGGAAAATACGATCCAATCAACCAAAATTATATCAGGCCTCATACTTGCCGCGCTGATATTAGGCAGTGTACTTCTCAAAGGATACAACTCAAAAGGTACGGTGCCGGAGAAAGCAGCAGTTGTGAAAAAAGCACAAGGTGTTCCTGTTGACGGGCAGGTAATACGGTCTGGCTCATTAAATGAAGAAATGACAGTTTCGGGAACGTTAATGGCTTATCAGGAAGTAAGCATTATGAGTGAATTGAATAAAAAAGTAGTATCAGTTCATGCAAAGGAAGGGAAATTTGTAACGGCTGGTACGTTGCTTTTCAAACTGGATGATGCCGATCTGCTGGCAGAACTTGAACAATTGAGACAACAGGAAAAACTGGTTTTACTGAACGAAAGACGTCTTAAAGATCTGGTAGACAGGGAGGCGGCAATTCAACAGGATTATGACCAGGCATTTACAAATCTGAAAGTGCTGCAATCCAGAATAGAGCAGTTGAAAGTCACTATTGCGAAAACTTATATTCGCGCTCCGTTCAGTGGAAACCTGGGCATTGTAAATGTTTATACCGGCGCGTATGTATCGCCGGGAACATCACTCGTCCAATTGACAGACAACAGCCGTTTGAAAATTGACTTTGCAGTTCCGGAAAAACATGCCAATACTTTAAAAACCGGTGACGAAGTGCAGTATTATGTTGAATCCAATGAAAAGATTCACACAGCAAAAATTGTAGCTCACGAATCCAGCCTCGATCCGAACACAAGAACATTACTGGTACGTGCAGTTGGGAACAATACGAGCCACGAATTATTACCCGGACAAAGTGCACGCCTGACTTTACGTTTAAACACATCCGGTAATGCCTTGATGGTGCCTAACCAGGCTTTAATTCCTTCTTCAAAAGGTTACAGTGTGTATGTAGTAAATGGTAATAAAGCAGGATTGAAAAATATCGGGATTGGTCAGAGGAATGCATTTTCTGTGAATGTAACCAGCGGGCTTACCAGCGGCGATACTATTATTACCAGCAATATGCTGCGGCTGATACCAAATGCCGACATTCAACTGGTTTCAGTTAAATAA
- a CDS encoding sensor histidine kinase, which produces MVHALYWILITGFFIYEKRYLIYKASMPYFVVCVAGRILLLILIAYLNLNYFLPKYLLKKHYLRYFTAVGLSVTGYLLLQSLFDFYLYGYVIGPMHNSDWVETLSYNFFSTLWYLGLMLALKLSIDWYEQQRILQKITVEKLQAEVNFLRSQVNPHFLFNVLNNLYALTLKKSDLAPDVVLKLSEMMEYMLYESDNSKVLLQKEISYLDTYISLEKLRFGDHSDISLKVSGEINGQEIAPFLLLPLVENAMKHGVSRQTDNAWLHGDLQINKSLIKLNVENSKPEMPEKQEKGGIGLDNLKKRLELLYPAKYNLTINDKGNSFVADLQIDLTN; this is translated from the coding sequence ATGGTGCATGCACTATACTGGATTTTGATTACCGGTTTTTTTATTTATGAAAAAAGATACCTGATCTACAAGGCAAGTATGCCCTATTTTGTGGTTTGTGTAGCAGGCAGAATATTACTTCTGATACTGATCGCCTATTTAAACCTGAACTATTTTCTGCCAAAATACCTCCTGAAAAAACACTATTTACGATACTTTACAGCAGTAGGACTTTCGGTAACCGGTTATTTGCTGTTACAAAGCCTGTTTGATTTTTATCTGTACGGTTATGTGATCGGCCCGATGCACAATAGCGACTGGGTGGAAACATTGTCATATAATTTCTTCAGTACCTTATGGTATCTTGGGCTTATGCTGGCACTCAAACTGAGTATTGACTGGTACGAACAGCAGCGAATCCTGCAAAAAATAACGGTCGAAAAGTTGCAGGCCGAAGTCAATTTTCTTCGTTCGCAGGTAAATCCTCATTTTTTGTTCAATGTACTTAACAACCTATATGCACTGACATTAAAAAAATCTGATCTGGCGCCGGATGTGGTGCTGAAATTATCCGAAATGATGGAATATATGCTTTATGAAAGTGATAATTCAAAAGTGTTACTGCAAAAGGAAATCAGCTATCTGGATACTTACATTTCGTTAGAAAAACTGCGTTTTGGAGATCATTCCGATATTAGTCTTAAAGTTTCAGGTGAAATAAATGGCCAGGAAATTGCACCATTTCTTCTTTTACCACTTGTGGAAAATGCAATGAAACACGGTGTAAGCAGGCAAACAGATAACGCATGGCTGCATGGTGACCTTCAAATAAATAAATCTTTGATCAAACTGAATGTAGAAAACAGCAAACCGGAAATGCCAGAAAAGCAGGAAAAAGGCGGGATTGGACTGGATAATTTAAAAAAACGCCTGGAATTACTTTATCCGGCAAAATACAATCTGACTATTAACGACAAAGGAAATTCGTTTGTGGCTGATCTTCAGATTGACTTAACAAACTAA
- a CDS encoding proline iminopeptidase-family hydrolase: protein MKKILPIILLSIIFIGSVNKSITPKEGFIQVKGGRIWYKIVGSGKGVPLLLIHGGPGSRSCDGIPGYSTLSNDRPVIFYDQLGSGHSDRPTDTTLWQLPRFVDEVTALRKELNLKELHILGSSWGGTVAVEYMVTQQPKGIKSVIFAGPLISTSRWMKDAQILISQLSRPVQDTIQKYEQLRLYDNQSYVAATDSFNIKYLSRKPGPRATVTDCEGVGKSNRQVYRYMWGPTEFNATGTLKTFERTANLHEIKQPVLFVTGQYDEARPETMYEFQKEIPGSKVEIIANSGHNKLRDNPEQYLASIRNFLTAIDK from the coding sequence ATGAAAAAAATCCTGCCGATAATTTTACTCTCCATTATTTTCATTGGAAGCGTCAACAAATCTATCACTCCAAAAGAAGGTTTCATCCAGGTAAAAGGTGGCAGGATCTGGTACAAAATAGTAGGGTCAGGAAAAGGTGTCCCGCTTTTACTGATACACGGCGGTCCCGGGAGCCGGAGCTGTGACGGAATTCCGGGATATTCCACTTTAAGTAATGACCGGCCCGTTATTTTTTATGACCAGCTCGGTTCCGGGCACTCAGACAGGCCGACAGATACAACACTTTGGCAGTTGCCGCGATTTGTAGACGAAGTTACAGCATTGCGTAAAGAGCTAAATTTGAAAGAATTGCATATTCTGGGAAGTTCCTGGGGCGGCACTGTTGCTGTGGAATATATGGTTACACAACAACCAAAAGGAATTAAATCAGTCATTTTTGCTGGCCCGCTGATCAGTACGTCACGGTGGATGAAAGATGCACAGATTCTGATTTCACAATTATCACGGCCCGTACAGGATACCATTCAGAAATATGAACAGTTACGGTTGTACGATAATCAGTCATATGTAGCAGCAACAGATTCATTTAATATCAAATATCTGAGCAGAAAACCAGGGCCAAGGGCTACGGTTACAGATTGTGAAGGAGTGGGGAAATCTAACCGTCAGGTATACCGCTATATGTGGGGCCCAACGGAATTTAATGCTACTGGTACCCTCAAAACTTTTGAAAGAACTGCAAATCTTCACGAAATTAAACAGCCCGTTCTTTTCGTTACTGGCCAGTACGACGAAGCCAGGCCCGAGACTATGTATGAATTTCAAAAGGAAATTCCAGGGTCAAAAGTGGAAATTATTGCGAATTCAGGACATAATAAACTGCGTGATAATCCGGAGCAATATCTTGCTTCGATCCGGAATTTTTTGACTGCAATTGACAAATAA
- a CDS encoding TolC family protein has translation MKNHIQNILTKVLWLAILAIIPIITNAQNQSLSLKQAIAQAKVHNRDLRIDSLNISKSRQQTEITKGLLLPSVSLTGQFQRYLQRPVFFGLNSSSTSEGVGYARFGGQEITGAQVTLAQPLYNSGTKHEIQRRKLLEKQSQLSYQEREVDVVARVKQNYVQLLVLQERLKLQKESILRNKKALADSRSLLAQGRALRVDTLRAYTSVKNLEPDVLRLTYALQISQQQLSVLIGNEAETELFLSDSLQFNPAETVPVEDGIFTTSLRRPDFQILTLNKEINDKEIELYKSARRPVVSFISQYQLQTQTNKFRFDHAGWPPVFYAGVQFAIPLFSGMQNVNKIALGKIERLQTDMIYQNAQEQLKTEVRQVVASLYETSQRIKTQQNVSETAELSYSITKYRYEKGVASRLELIDSEFALTTAKSNYLEAVYDYLSSKIELDRTMGKVEEGL, from the coding sequence ATGAAAAATCATATTCAAAATATTCTCACAAAAGTCTTATGGCTGGCCATTCTGGCTATAATTCCAATTATTACCAATGCCCAAAATCAATCGCTTTCTTTAAAACAAGCCATAGCACAAGCGAAAGTCCATAACCGCGACTTACGAATTGACTCGTTGAATATTTCAAAATCCAGGCAGCAAACTGAAATAACCAAAGGTTTACTTTTACCAAGTGTAAGTCTAACCGGACAGTTTCAGCGCTATTTGCAACGCCCTGTTTTCTTTGGATTGAATTCCAGTTCAACATCGGAAGGTGTAGGTTATGCCCGGTTTGGCGGACAGGAAATCACCGGTGCACAGGTTACTTTGGCTCAGCCTCTATACAATTCAGGGACAAAACATGAAATCCAGAGACGGAAACTATTGGAAAAACAAAGCCAGTTATCTTATCAGGAGCGGGAAGTGGATGTTGTGGCCAGAGTTAAGCAAAATTATGTGCAGTTACTGGTTTTGCAGGAAAGGCTTAAATTACAAAAAGAGAGCATATTACGTAACAAAAAGGCTTTGGCAGATTCCCGTTCATTACTTGCACAGGGACGTGCGCTTCGGGTAGATACCTTACGGGCTTATACTTCGGTGAAAAACCTGGAACCGGATGTTTTACGCTTAACTTATGCTTTGCAGATCAGTCAGCAGCAATTGAGTGTACTGATTGGAAATGAAGCCGAAACCGAACTGTTTTTGTCTGACTCCCTGCAATTTAACCCTGCCGAAACCGTCCCTGTGGAAGATGGTATTTTTACAACATCTCTTCGCAGGCCTGATTTCCAGATTCTTACTTTGAACAAAGAGATCAATGATAAAGAAATTGAGTTGTACAAATCAGCACGCAGGCCGGTTGTAAGTTTTATCAGCCAGTATCAGCTGCAAACCCAAACAAACAAATTCAGGTTTGATCATGCAGGATGGCCACCCGTTTTTTATGCAGGCGTCCAGTTTGCTATTCCGTTATTCAGCGGTATGCAGAATGTGAACAAAATCGCATTGGGTAAAATCGAAAGACTGCAAACAGATATGATTTATCAAAATGCGCAGGAACAGCTCAAAACAGAAGTAAGGCAAGTTGTAGCAAGTCTCTACGAAACTTCACAACGTATCAAAACCCAGCAAAATGTTTCTGAAACAGCAGAATTGAGTTACTCAATTACCAAATACCGCTATGAAAAAGGTGTGGCATCAAGACTGGAATTAATAGACTCCGAATTCGCACTGACAACAGCAAAATCCAATTATCTGGAAGCAGTTTATGATTATTTGTCTTCAAAAATTGAACTGGACAGGACAATGGGGAAAGTAGAGGAGGGGTTGTAG
- a CDS encoding helix-turn-helix transcriptional regulator gives MDIRKVERISKALSDPSRITILQQLRQKEDCLYCHEISDFIDLAQPSISHHVKQLADADLVVVEKEGRQVKYKLNQTVLNEYVQFLNTLKV, from the coding sequence ATGGACATAAGGAAAGTGGAAAGGATTTCAAAAGCGTTAAGTGACCCAAGTCGTATTACAATTTTGCAGCAATTGCGCCAAAAAGAGGATTGTTTGTACTGTCATGAAATTTCAGACTTTATTGATCTGGCACAACCTTCAATTTCTCACCATGTGAAACAATTGGCAGATGCAGATCTGGTAGTGGTTGAAAAAGAAGGAAGACAGGTTAAATACAAACTCAACCAAACGGTTCTTAATGAATATGTGCAGTTTCTTAATACTCTGAAAGTTTAA
- a CDS encoding LytTR family DNA-binding domain-containing protein, which yields MLRCVIVDDEPLAREVLEGYLTKHDSVTSVIQFSNAREARFYFQAHEADVLFLDIEMPGMTGIEFLKSLPEPPLTVFTTAYRDYAFEGFELGVIDFLLKPISFSRFLHAIEKIHEFLLLKDQNTNIDDNSPEVVSGSVFVKSGVQRIKLQFDEVTHIQGLKDYAIIYTLSSKIVLKGSIKAMLDIFPKSSFIRVHKSFIVSVPKITRIERNNRIVLNEHQIPIGRNYKEEVEKFLNR from the coding sequence ATGCTCAGATGTGTAATTGTCGACGATGAACCACTCGCACGCGAAGTGCTGGAAGGCTATTTGACAAAGCATGATTCTGTCACGTCTGTCATCCAGTTCAGTAATGCCCGCGAAGCCCGATTTTACTTTCAGGCGCATGAAGCCGATGTGCTTTTTCTGGATATTGAAATGCCTGGAATGACCGGAATTGAATTTTTAAAATCGTTACCTGAGCCGCCGCTGACTGTATTTACCACTGCCTACCGCGATTATGCCTTTGAAGGTTTTGAGCTGGGCGTTATTGATTTCCTGCTTAAACCGATTTCATTCAGCCGGTTCCTGCACGCTATCGAAAAGATTCATGAATTCCTGCTTTTGAAAGATCAGAACACCAATATTGATGACAATTCCCCGGAAGTAGTTTCCGGCTCTGTTTTTGTTAAAAGTGGTGTTCAACGGATAAAGCTACAATTTGATGAAGTGACGCATATTCAGGGCCTTAAAGATTACGCGATCATTTATACCCTTTCTTCAAAAATTGTATTAAAAGGTTCTATCAAAGCCATGCTGGATATTTTTCCAAAAAGCAGTTTTATCAGAGTTCATAAATCATTTATAGTATCCGTTCCTAAAATCACGCGGATTGAAAGAAACAACAGGATTGTACTGAATGAACATCAGATTCCGATTGGAAGGAATTATAAAGAAGAAGTAGAAAAATTTTTAAATAGATAA